The genomic window CAACACGTGAAGTGTGACGAAGGGTATGGGATAGGACGTTGGGAGCacgcctgaaaacacacacacacacacacacacacacacacacacacacacacacacaaaaacacacaccaaaaaaaaacactcacacacacacgcgcgcacacgcacacacacatactcacacacacacacaaacacacacgcacacacacacacacacacacacacacacacacacacacacacacacacaaacacacacacaacaacaataacaacaacaacaaaataaaatgaagaaatttttttttaaatccaaaaaATTGTATTGGATGGAATTTTCTACGGTAAGTTTTCATACCGCCAAAAATCCTTGGCCTCCGGAGAAGAATCAGGTCTGGTTTTCCTCTACCGACATTCCGGGAAACATCTGCCAacatctgttttgtttgtctgtttacccTGGGAAGCtctattcctttaaaaaaaacaaaacaaacaaagcacaaaacacacataaaagacaataaaataaaaacaaaaaacaacaaccttgaaaCACCCCAGGTTTGGTGCATTAACTCATTAAATAAATCAGATgctttcaagatttttttttccccctatcgtTTTGTTTTTAGCTGAACGTATTTtcacgtggtggtggtagtacaaTGATATGACCCATCCTTCAATGAATCGGGTCTGTGTGTAGTCCTGGTCCTTGCAATGTGCAACTCTGTCAACATGTCAGTGGCGGCTGATTGAGCCATTCACAGGAAACAGGATACACAGGGTCTGTCTGCTTGGGAGCGTCAGCTGCACTGAATGAATGAGCTTTTAATTGGAAACAAAGTGTTGGAGAGAGCAGTAGCAGTGTACGTTGTATAGctggagcagcaaaaaacaacaacaaaaaaaaaaaaatcaactgttgctattgtttgttttatatttgtcTTTATTCgtgattgttggggttttttgttttgttttatttttagttttatctgtctgtctatattaaagtatatattacattatatatatatatatatatatatatatatatatatccttctatctgcctgtctgtcgatcaaACTATCTGACTATCCAGATTtcgttatcctttttttttctaactgatGTACATTTAACTTTGTTATTTGTTATATATGCTTGTTTGCATGTTTGGGCATGTCCCATTCATATAGTCAGCGAACATCGTTGgcatatttccacacacacacacacacacacacacacacacacacacacacatacacacacataaaatacgcGAAGAAGCAAACAAACCGTACAAAAAGGAAACTAGCCACTGAATTACTGATTTACAGGTAAGTGTCTGCGTCAGTCAGTGGGAAACGTGACTCATAAAGTTGGAACTCTCTACGAATTTATTCTAGAAGCAATACAAAGGCTTAACCCCTTAAGTGCTGAATcgtggtgaaatgagatcagtgtgacatCCATTTGAGGTGCATTTTTCTATATTTTGTGCACTGTTCAGTGGTGTAATTGATTTTACTAAGCAAAGGCAATGCAATCCTAAGAGGAAGAAGTGTCcaaaataggaaaaacaaacaaaacaaacaataatgaccAACAACCTGTCCTTTTGGTTCAGTATCATCTTAGCAAGGTGTCGTCCCTTCAATAGCACACATTCTCGTCAGCATCAGTCAAGGGGGGTTAACGGTAAAGGGCAGTGAACATCAAAAACGAGGCAGGCTTCATGCCATAGTGTCAAAGAGACCGAAAACATCAAATACAAACAAAGAGATTCAATGTTAATACATGTGCGCttcaaatgaagaaaacaaaattgtcGGTCTTACATTTCTtccatcgtcaacatcatcatcatcatcatcatcatcatctcctttcaGTTTCAAAGGGACCGTAACAGTAGAACCAATACCAAGAACGGCTTTTtaattgattaactcactcaatacggccagtcctctcttctcctctacacagacccctcggatgtccagtgggtgtctgaatgacccaacctttagcttccgtcgtcagaactgtggtattctttgtcaacattctcctcttcagtataagagccttccgcttgcaatattttgatgatggtaattggggtgaaacgctgttaacgttgtctctttcgccgttcgtatggagagagttaattcattgATTAATCAATATCCTACGTCCCTTTGCCTCAGCATGAACGTTCGACTGAAATACAAACAAGAAAATAGAAATACAGCGGTatgattaccccccacccccaccccccccgcccccatccccaccctctcctacctttttgtttttaatttcaacTATCATCTTTTCACCACTACCTCTACTAATCACAACCTTTCACATCGTGGGTACGTTTTTTTCCTGGCTGACAAAAATTGACAGTGGGGTTGAGTGGGTATCACGCTTGCAAGCAATGGATACGAAACATGTTACGACATACATACAAGAATTTAGCACAACACGATAGTATGTTCACCATCGTATAACGGAAtttgacaatgagagagagtggcggggagGGGTCGTGGAgagcggggaagggagggagggggtacaaaCTGTTAAGTTGCTGACCgtataaatgagtaaataaacacGAGCCATGACCAAATTAATGACGCCCCTCGCAAATTCGtctgataagagagagaaaaacataaaTCTAAGAACACATTCATATTtatcattcaaaacaaaacaaagtaacaaatCTTGTCGTTTACAACACCGTAGGTTGAGTTCTGTCCAGACAAGAAACTGAAATATGAAAGCTGTAAGAATACAGATAcattactttttctttccttctgaacCCGCCGAAAAGTTATCGCGCGAAGAACTACAGTtcatagctcttttttttttttttagcgactAATTACCGAAATAACTGCGTCACACACAGAAACTGCCCTTCTTCGCTGAGTAACAAACTTGGTCGCatggtgttctttttttgtttgtgtttgtttgtttcgttttgttttattttttaatataataataacagaagAAAAATGTGCTGTCAGTAACATTTTTCAACAATGTTCTGAAAttttcatgcaaaaaaaaaaaaaaaaaaaaaaaaaaaaaatcagctaagTTCAGATGGCGGAGTGGATGTTCAAGAGGtcgaagaagtaggaggaggaggattctttCGACTGGCAGcttccctcctcatcctcctccccgtcGCTTCTGATGGTGGTGACCGTGCTGCGATCCACGTGACTTGTGATGTCAGCATCCACCATAATGACGTCAGCccgctgtgtggtggtggtggtggtggttagtgtcGGGACTTTGGTGTGGACGTCGTCATCGCTGCCGACTGCTGCAGCTGCGTTGcggtcctctgtctgtctgacgggcgCCGCAGTCGCCAAGAGTTCTTCCAaccttcaaacaacaacaacaaccatatatAAGTGTTGAAATGTATTGTGTTGAAATATCCAACACTTAAGAAGTCtttgagcgcacacacacacacacacacacacacacacacacacacacacacacacacacgcacgcacacacacacacatgcacgcactcacacacataccacaacacaacacaacgcatcacaacacaacacacacaaacacaagcgcacaCAAATTACAaatacgcgcacgcgtgtgtgtacgtatgcatgttAGTGTCAAAAGACACGAAGTCTAAAAGAGTCAGCACTTGTAGGAGAGGAGCATGTTGATTTTTTTATggaagaactgtgtgtgtgtgtgtgtgttagtatgttagtgtgtgtgtgtgtgtgtgtgtgtgtgtgtgtgtgtgtgtgtgtgtgtgtgtgtgtgtgactgcccgtctctctgtgactctgtctctgtctctgtctctgtctctctctctctctctctctctctctctctctctctctctctctctccatcagtttcCCGATATGCCGATattggcatcacacacacacacacacatacacacacacgcgcacacacacacacacacacacgcacacacacacacacacacacacacacgcacacacgcacgcacacacacacacacgcgcacacacatgcacacacatggatacattgGCGTGTACACATACGAAAGCTctcttcattttttctctctcatagtACTGCACAGAGTTGTTCTAAATTACACGTTTTAGGTTTTAAGCGTGTCGTTCCGACCAGCTAAAATTGTCGTGTCAGTGCCAAGAAGAAGCCGCTGAAATCAGCAAACATCAGTTCTTTAAATGAAAGTAATTATCTTTTTCCGGTCGgcgggccttgagaaaataagCGGTAGAAGACTGCGAAAATAAATCTCTAGCAGACACCATcacccgtctctctttgtctgtctgtcgtctgtctgtctgtctgcttctctctctcactctctctctctctctctctctctctctctctctctctctctatatatatatatatatatatatatatatatatatatatatatatatggtgattTTGTTTTACATGTTGTATGTGAATTATATAGGCCATCacgaaggctctctctctctctctctctctctctctctctctctctctacgcgagCGAATATACTAGCAAGAGCGCGTGAGTGTATGAgtttgtacgtgtgcgtgtgtgcacattcgTGCGAGCGTGCTAATGTGtgtaagaaggagaaagagagagagagagacagagagagagagagagagacacagacagagtcaaacagacagactaccagccaaacagacagacagagagagagactccgttCGTCTGTGCGACTGCACTGACTGCGTACCAGTTCGTCAGTTTCTCTCTAGCGACTTCCACTGCCTTCCCTGCCACGTAGATGCAGTAGAGAGATAGCGTAAATTGCAAAACATCGTgtaacattaaaacaacaacctccacccccccttcataccgcacagtcccccctccccttcccccgcgcCCTATCCCACCCCCGACCCACCTCCAACTCTGCGTCCccgaagaaaagggaggagaaaaACGGGAAATAACTGGGAACGGAAGTAAACAGAGGGCGCAGCGAACAACTAACGTGAGCTTCATATACACCTGTTGTTTGTTGCCAATTAAATCATTGTGCGCTGAAGGAGTAGATATATAGACATATCACCATGGCTTTGCCCATTACTCCTTGTCCAAAAGTAAGAGTGCACTTAAATAATTCGTCAGTTTTGAACAGGTGTCTGAGTGCACGTGAACCTGAACTATTGCCCTGGAAACCACAAGCATTCGTCtataacacatgcacgcacaaacacagaccccccccccccccccacacacacacacacacactcactggcgcacgcacccaagcacacacagacagacacacatacacgcacacacacacacacacacatcagcagaccacatcacaacacacatatcacatgCAACACACCAAGATGCAGCATTGAGCTACCCCTCACCCCTTTACCTCTTCGTGTATGTTGGCAAACTAACAATGCACggataaaagaaaaatgaaacaactgCTGCTTCCGTTGCTCAAGTTGATGAATGTCATGGAAAATATTGTTCGGAACGGAAATTCAAAACACGGAACTGTGAGAAAAACAGAGGGTACGAAGGCTTTCTCCTTCACCTTATTTTAAGTTTATGAATGTCTGtattctgtgctctctctctctctctctctctctctctctctctctctctctctctctctctcttgttagaaaccttgctttgtatttatataaagctttcaaagtccgagaaactatttcgtcatgaaaacactgttttgttgctaggctagttttcatttgaacttatgttatatcgagttttctatgtatgttgtattatgtgaaatgtttttgtttttgtttttgatttctgtctgttcatataccccttcattaggggccttggcctatatgaataaatcatcttgaatcttgaatctctctccctctctggaactaaccatgttaatgtcatcaataaATGAAAAGTATCAGACGCTTTGCTATTTTCCCGtttatgtatgtacctccttttcCATTTGCCACCCTGCTTAACTTACGTCACCTATCGGTCCAACAGACACCATACACGTATAAAATATTGCTTTTATGCTGCCAGACGTGGCAGGAATCGGGTCCAGCTTTCTTCACCATCCTCACACCTCTCTTCTCTATCACTTTGGCCTTTCAGCTCCAAGACTGCACCTCAGTTCCAACGCAGCAAAGGTCGGCTTTTTAGCGGCTATCCACATACACCGCACTAAGCCGCATCGAAATTTCGATTGGATGTAAATCTTTTTTATTAAGAACAGGTTCATGTCCAATTTGGCTCATTATCCTGCAGGTAAGGCACCCGACTAGGCAATAATCTTACTCCCtgctccaccccttcctctccaccaTACCTTGAGTTACGGTTATTCGGGTGCTAGTCTTTAGGGTGTGACGATCAACTAGGTCTCGCGAACAGCATGCGTGTTTGCGCATTGTAAAAAGACTagaaccctcggcaacacagggacacacacacacacacacacacacacacacacacacacacacacacacacacacacacacacacacacacacacacacacaaaccaagtaTCATACAGCCTTGTGTAAGTAAATGCAGTGTGGTGTAATGACGAGGAACATCCATGGATTCCAATCCCCTCCAAGACTGCcctgtctttcagtttcagtttcagtttcaatttcaaggaggagTCAAAACGTGCAAACTGACAAGGCAGCGTAGTGGTGAATCGTTTTAAGAGGTTTggcagcaccagtagtagtagtagtagtataatcatcatcaacatcatcatcatcgttatttacGCAACATCATATCTGGTtctttgatattaaaaaaaaaaaaaagagagagagagaaaaaaggtcatataagtgtgttattgttgtgtcacaTTGACCTGCAAGTTAACGTAATGTAGGTAACTTCCCAGacataacagaaaaagaaaagaaaaaaagggagggggggggaggagagtggggggcaAAGTGTGGTTTGGAGGAAATCCAAGGACCTACAtcaaacataaacataaaaaaaaacactgcgGGGAAACTGCCAAGATCAATGAATCAAATCAACAACAGACGGATGCACATGCTGTGCGTACgttaacaacaaaatcaaaccaaaaagcACGACTCTTTTCAGAGCATCGTCTAGCACTTagcaaacgaaaggaaaaaaaacacccccaaaaaccaaaacaaaaaaacaaaaaaaaacaaaaacaacaacaaccaaagatgAAAGTTAAGGTGGTTTCAGTATCTAGCCTTTGTACATCAAAGGTATGTCTTTGTAATGCGCCGGtggatcttcccccccccccccaccccccctcctcttttacCCTCATCTtcttcccttctgtctttctctgtctttttgctttctctctttgctttgtttctccctgtctctctatttatctttatctttcttaatatcttgctctgtgtgtgtgtgtgtgtgtgtgtgtgtgtgtgtgtgtgtgcgtgtttcgatCAACCTTTCTAAATCAATCTCTGTCAATAATGTCGGCCTATTTCtgcctgtctggttgtctgtctattCGAATACCTGTCTACTGTctacctgtccatctgtctgtttgtctctgtgttttgggggttttttgtttgtttgtttgtttgtttgttctctctctctctctctctctctctctctctctgtctctccttcccacaccctctctctgttggtctgtctgtcgctctgtctctgtgcttctctctctttctcaaacacacagataaagacacaggcaaacaaatacacacgcacgcacacacacacacacacacacacacacacacacacacacacaaccccttcccccactccccactcttacccccctacccccactacacaccccacacacacctcaagtcCGCCCAGTTTTCCGCCCGGGACCACCCAACTAACCACACTCTATCTATCTGGCGGCATGCATGCCATGCCCTCTTGCAAGTGCcaccccatccatcacacacgcTGGACGTATCACCTCACAGACCGATCATCACGGGTCACCCTGCTTCCTTccttgggtgtggtggtggtggtggtggtggtggtggtaagaaggGTGGGGTATGgatatgggtggtgggtggtggggtggggggaggtgtgtgtgtgtgtgtgtgtggggggggggggggcttgatgaTGGGTTGGAAGTGGGACTGGGGTGGTAGGCGTGAGGAgtttccttctcccctcccccgccccgccgcccctccccccccctcgcacccccaatCCTCCTCTGCATATTTTGGTAGATATGGAACTGTTATAAGTATTCGGCTCTCTTCTTATACatcgtatataattatatatatagggTTGacccggcgtgtgtgtgtgtgtgtgtgtgtgtgtgtgtgtgtgtgtgtttgtgtgtgtgtgtgtgtgtacacctccccttttctcttgtatatatgtatacatacacatacatatcctttttcttctcctatgAGAGTAGGGTGAAAACAAGCCATCATGAGCTTATTCCTTtctcttcagaaaaaaagaaagaaaaaagattgaattCCTGTCatcgtttctctgtttctgtctctgtcgtctctgCGTGTGTGGGTGAATCCACTGTGGGATGGGTGAATAGAGTCCAGAGTATAGCCAGGGTTGGGATTGCCGGGTGGCGGGGATGTTATCATTCTGGCTCTCAAGCTGCATATCAAGAGGGATAAAATGCGGAAAGTAAGAAGTCAACGTGAACACTTGAAGCGtacacgtgttgttgtttttttgtttgtttgtttttttcccgcgaaatgtgcgcgcacgtgcgttttTGCACGTGCGACCATGCACCGCATGCCTTTGTGGACGTCATTATGGAATCTCCGTGCAGATTAGCTCATTAAGTGTTCAAGAGGTAGCACAGAGTAGCCAGTCCTCGTCCGATAGCGCTGGACGTGCGTTTAATGCTTGTCACAAGAGCCGAGATATTAACCGCTGATTGCGTCACAGCATCACACGCTTCTCACCCGTGAAGGAGGCAGTTGGGGCTCCTCAGGAAAGTGCTCGTCAAACTGAATGAGGAAGGCCAGTGTTTACTCCCTTCTGATAGTAGACCccgagggagcgagagagagagagagagggagagataagattTAAACTGGCGCTAACATCGTGTTCTGTCACTTCAGAGATTGGCGGAGAATCCCGTGAAAAAAATGTCTGAGGGTAGACATTCATGCCAGATGAActgcctttaaaaaaataaataaataaaataaaaataaaaaatcccgaTATGGAATGGTTCTTGGGTCACATGCTTGACGTCAGCATCAAACGAGTCATGCGAAGCAATTCTATGTAGATCGTCGCCCGCGGCGTCTCTGTCGGTTCTTCTGGTTCACGCTTCACACACTTGGATGCTTTGGTTTTCTTTTAGTTCCCCAATTTATCACCAAGAAAGGGAAAGGAATTCAACAATGCACTGACATGCTAAAATCAGCAGCAGGCACGCGAGCATCTAAGCAGGACTGAATAATGTAGCATCGCGACCCACATGTAGAACATGGACAAGTACCTAAACACGTGGTGCCCCTTTCCgaacctccctccaaccccctcccctcttcctcttccctctccagcctccgcaaaacaacaacaacaacaaaaataaaaacaagaaaaagccgTACGCATACCACTTCTGATGAAACGATAATTCAAAAAGAGACTGCGGCACAGTGGGCGAGCCAGCCGAAACAGCTATTTGGACCAGATGCAGCACGAAACCATATGGACAATGATCTGGAATATACTGTTGGAACCAGCAGGTCTCCGAACTGAAACAAGAATATAGTCAGCGGGGTTCCGTACTTCACAAGAACTATCAAGGTCAAAAAAGAAGCTTCaatgaaaaacgacaacaaccgCTAGATCAAAAGGCTGTCGGATCCCTTCCAGCGATGAGTGTCGTGCTGGTATGGTAGGGTGATTTTACAGCCCTTCTATCCTCGATCTGTTTGTTTAATCTGTTTGGCGTACCTTCCCGCTACTGTTTTTCTTGTCAGTTTTGTCGCGCCGccctcagcttttttttttttttttttttttttttttttaataatcttgtACCGAAACTCATGTTGTCTGCTCTGTCAAAGTACTGGACACTGGAATGGTTGTCTGCCCTTCCAAAATGGctgtggggtttgttgttgtttttttccccccaactgaCATCACAGACAGAGCCATATCAGGGCAGTGGCAGTGTAAacgcggttgttgtttttgttgttgttttttaatcgccgTTCAGCGGCAGGAGGAAAGGCATTGTCATGACAGCTGCTGCTATCGGCCGCCTTATCCGGCCGTTGTGGCTTCAAGGGAGTGGTGATGCTGTGGATGGCATGCCCGAGGCGGTTAGGTTTCTATCCACTAGCTTTCCACCCGCCCTGTTGATGAGATAGAGCGTAAGGttttcggtcagtctgtctgtctctgtctgttgtggaTCACGATGCACGCAAACATTTCTAAACCGATCAAGTTCAGATTCAGTACTTTTCGGCATCCAGTAGGACTTTGGCAAAATCTGGAATGGAATCTTTTTCTTAAAACCAAGGAACAACAGATAATGCAAAATGCAAAACGACGCAACCGTCAGATGCTCTGGAAAAGTGTTCAGTGGTTCTGGGGAAAGGTTCAGTGttacaaatttttaaaaaagaatgaaagacagcagaagaacaagaaggaggaggaatgagaggagaagtttgataaaaaaaaaaaaagtatataatttGTTGTTTATTCATTGGTATGTGGATAATATTTTTGGGCGTGTTTGGAAGTTGGTTAGGGGACAAAAATATCACCCCAAATCTTATCATAACGCGTGTTGTAGAGCTGCGGCGCTTTCAGGATAGGAAAACAACCTACTTCAAACTTTACAGCGAAGAGTATCCATCCGCCGCACTACCCCCTTATTGTCACCAGGGCAACGATATTACCATGACGACAGAATGTGCACAGTTCACCATCATCTAtccatttagttgttttttttaaaaccgaAGCTTACTTTTAAAAAATCATACTTTTACGTCATTACGAAGTTTTCAGTTTCCTATCTTCATATGCTTTTTatcgaaaaaaaaatcgttttcaaGGAAGTAAGAAGTAAGAACAATTATGATAAAATAGTAAAATAAAGCTTtccaataacaactgatgctcaCGTTTTTGTAATGATAGTTTGGAAATGTGTGGTGTGAACCTGTGTTGGAAATCAGCGTACTGCGTGAACTCGCCTTCTGCTGTAATGCTTTCGGCAGATATGCATCTCCGGAGTCGTGTGGGTGAAATTTTCTACACTgtcgcttttttttgcttttttcttttttttctccctttacaGTCTTGTCAGTCTCTTTGGGTGAATGTTTCtgtatttgttgggttttttactTCGCAATCTTGTCAAGGACTAAGCTTGCGAAAATAAAAGGTACcttcccaacaaaacaaaaatatttgtCTGTTGGATATAGTTTCACATGTGTACCTCGACAATGTTTTCTGAATTCGCGAACGGGATGCAGGAAAAGCTCACCGTCGGATGTTACATAAATCTCctagtatcagagagagagagagaaagtaaaaagcTGTTTTGTTAAATGCACATTCGCAGGACACCGTGtttcttattcatctatttaaaTTGCTTTGCTGGCATAATTActtaagaccacagccacgaacaacttgaccttaagggcttattgccgataggtcgttaaactcaactctaccgtACCCTACCATAATCATTTCAACCGAATGGCTTTGAAATGTCGAAATAGATACCGGGGTGGATTATGGAGAGCAGAAATATGCACCCAACGAGCGTACGTGCGCATGATTTTGTCCTCAGTTAGACATAGGCATGTACAAATAACTCATGCACTTATTAACAAACATAGGGGTGTGTTCAAATGCCTCACGCACACGGCTTATCAACAGATTAtaggtgtgtgtacagatgactcacacacacacagcttattaACACGCACATGTGTGCGTACAAATGCCTCTCGTACGCGGCTTATTGACATAGATGTGTGTACAAATAACCCCCACACACTGCTTATTAACAGACATTGGGGTGTGAACAAAATAATACCTCACACACCCATTAATTGTGTTCTTTCTGTTAgagtattaattttgttttattaccAAAGTGGATTGTACAACATATTTTGCCAAGAACAAGCCTTTTATTGCcggatattttgtttgtttgttcttgtcttgttcttctttttttcttttttttttcttttttttacgagtgctgagtgcatgctgtacacaggacctacctaggtttattgtctcatccgaatgaccagcacaCCCAGTCCAGGGTCTagaggagagagtggtggggggagggaggagttaaAAATCCCGGTCCCAATATAAAACTGGAACCCGTGCACATTACTCGCTTCCTACCGGTGGAAAACATCAAGcagtcagaactgacccctgTGGAATCACCCCCGGTGAAAAACATCAAGcagtcagaactgacccctgTGGAATCACCCCCGGTGAAAAACATCAAGcagtcagaactgacccctgTGGAGTCACCCCCGGTGAAAAACATCAAGCAGTCAGAACTGGCCCCTGTGGAGTCACCCCCGGTGAAAAACATCAAGcagtcagaac from Babylonia areolata isolate BAREFJ2019XMU chromosome 1, ASM4173473v1, whole genome shotgun sequence includes these protein-coding regions:
- the LOC143292427 gene encoding uncharacterized protein LOC143292427; amino-acid sequence: MWWPSPMDQACLEVKEEKKGRRTPSPKRHSAWGLEELLATAAPVRQTEDRNAAAAVGSDDDVHTKVPTLTTTTTTTQRADVIMVDADITSHVDRSTVTTIRSDGEEDEEGSCQSKESSSSYFFDLLNIHSAI